One genomic window of Solanum dulcamara chromosome 12, daSolDulc1.2, whole genome shotgun sequence includes the following:
- the LOC129876976 gene encoding uncharacterized protein LOC129876976 produces MDLEEWEILPDDGFLQIHDDGGKMIFSRKYASDSKNEFNMNYFICPSPKSSQFVDITQHPTPRVPNQLVPLDPTFQETPNDQEEIIPKEVITKVPLEIKVPNFGEHHDQFSQVFFKKMKDNEFENMKMDSPKSINKTPLSQFEEKTEDFEVEQEMVIEKIEENGNSGLNLLNKSLNGIGAICSFGVAAAATICIIFIGNHQKHKQNQKIRFQIFTDDKRIKQVVQHATRLNEAISAVRGVPVTRAHITVGGYYDAL; encoded by the exons atggatCTTGAAGAGTGGGAGATTCTTCCTGATGATGGATTCCTTCAAATCCATGATGATGGAGGCAAAAtgatattttcaagaaaatatgcaTCTGATTCCAAGAATGAATTCAACATGAATTATTTCATTTGCCCATCTCCAAAATCATCTCAATTTGTTGACATAACACAGCACCCTACACCAAGAGTGCCAAATCAATTAGTCCCTTTGGATCCAACTTTTCAAGAAACCCCAAATGATCAAGAAGAAATTATTCCCAAAGAAGTCATCACTAAAGTCCCTCTTGAGATTAAAGTTCCAAACTTTGGTGAGCATCATGATCAATTCTCAcaggttttcttcaagaaaatgaAGGATAATGaatttgaaaacatgaaaatggACTCACCAAAGTCTATTAACAAGACCCCTTTGTCCCAATTTGAGGAGAAAACAGAGGATTTTGAGGTTGAACAAGAGATGGTGATcgagaaaattgaagaaaatggtaaTAGTGGATTGAACTTGTTGAACAAGAGTTTAAATGGAATTGGTGCTATTTGTTCTTTTGGGgttgctgctgctgctactATTTGCATCATATTCATTGGTAATCACCAAAAACATAAGCAGAATCAGAAGATTAGGTTCCAAATCTTTACTGATGACAAG AGGATCAAGCAAGTAGTTCAACATGCAACAAGATTGAATGAAGCAATTTCAGCAGTGAGAGGAGTTCCTGTTACAAGAGCACACATTACAGTTGGAGGTTATTATGATGCTCTTTAA
- the LOC129876486 gene encoding jacalin-related lectin 3 — protein sequence MNFEDQGKQTISVGPWGGENGLHWDDGVYSTIRQLEIVHGTGVDSLKVEYDKNGTSVFSEKHGGGGGAKTDKIRLNYPDEFLTSMRGYYGSLYERGSVFVRSLTFESNKRTYGPYGVEQGTYFTLPNTGRKIVGFHGKSGWYLDAIGVYIEPIHKSLPTNSVVQSQQLHSIAHSQQSIVQGMETYEYSMIQGTLGKNFDLIVAVRHKEKHNNILPPSTLSRQTSSSDHDSSSTEPNKKVATIAPIERVPSKTVKGVVTYCPWGGSGGNVFDDGIYDGVKQVYLSRNVGIVSIRACYDKNGQPIWGSKNGGTGGFKTEKIIIDYPSEILTHITGYYGPTMIMGPNIIQSLTFHTTKGKHGPYGEEKGQQFSTKLKDGMIVGFHGRKGLFLDALGVHVLEGKVVPCLSPAPNSVKPNAASSVPSLPSPAPPKSIKQVAAIIPSLTPSAQPKPAKPKATSVTEVDDGTQWSFKLGRKGLTDEGVQKVVKDPAPYGPGPWGGEGGKPWDDGVFTGIKQIILTQSSEAISCIEIEYDRNGQSVWSVRHGANAGKFTNRVKLEYPHEVLTCITGFYGPISKDMGLKVIKSLTFHTTRRKFGPFGEELGTYFTSSTTEGKVVGFHGRSGMYLDAIGVHMQHWLGNQRTSKNPLKKMFQ from the exons ATG AATTTCGAGGATCAAGGGAAACAGACCATTTCCGTCGGACCATGGGGAGGTGAAAATGGATTGCACTGGGATGATGGAGTTTATTCCACCATAAGGCAACTGGAAATAGTTCATGGAACAGGAGTTGATTCTCTTAAGGTTGAGTATGACAAAAATGGAACCTCAGTATTCTCAGAGAAGCATGGTGGCGGTGGAGGTGCTAAAACAGACAAG ATAAGACTAAATTATCCAGATGAGTTTCTAACTTCTATGCGCGGATATTATGGTAGCTTGTACGAAAGGGGGTCAGTTTTTGTGCGATCACTTACATTTGAAAGCAACAAAAGGACGTATGGACCATATGGTGTCGAGCAAGGAACATATTTCACTCTACCAAACACTGGGAGGAAAATTGTTGGCTTTCATGGAAAATCTGGCTGGTATCTTGATGCTATTGGAGTATACATAGAGCCTATTCATAAGTCTTTACCGACTAATTCTGTAGTTCAATCTCAGCAACTCCATTCTATCGCTCATTCCCAACAAAGCATTGTCCAAGGGATGGAAACTTATGAATACTCAATGATACAAGGAACTCTTGGTAAAAATTTTGATCTTATTGTTGCAGTTAGACACAAGGAGAAGCACAACAACATTTTACCTCCAAGTACACTTTCAAGACAAACTTCTAGTTCTGATCACGATTCTAGCTCTACCGAACCAAATAAAAAG GTGGCAACTATAGCCCCTATTGAGAGAGTTCCCTCGAAAACTGTCAAAGGTGTTGTCACTTATTGTCCATGGGGTGGAAGTGGAGGGAATGTCTTTGATGATGGCATTTATGATGGTGTTAAGCAAGTTTACTTGTCACGTAACGTGGGAATTGTTTCGATAAGAGCTTGCTACGACAAAAATGGACAACCGATATGGGGAAGTAAAAATGGTGGTACTGGAGGATTTAAAACCGAAAAG ATAATAATTGATTATCCATCAGAGATTTTGACTCACATTACAGGCTACTATGGACCAACAATGATTATGGGACCGAACATTATACAATCACTAACTTTTCATACCACGAAAGGAAAACATGGACCttatggagaagaaaaaggaCAACAATTCTCAACAAAATTGAAAGATGGGATGATTGTTGGCTTTCATGGGAGGAAAGGATTGTTTCTTGATGCACTCGGTGTTCACGTGTTGGAAGGAAAAGTTGTCCCATGTTTATCTCCAGCTCCTAACTCCGTTAAACCAAATGCAGCATCGTCTGTCCCATCCTTACCTTCCCCAGCTCCTCCCAAATCTATCAAACAAGTTGCAGCAATTATCCCATCTTTAACTCCTTCAGCTCAGCCGAAACCTGCCAAACCAAAAGCAACATCTGTCACTGAGGTTGATGACGGTACACAGTGGTCCTTTAAACTAGGAAGAAAAGGACTAACTGATGAG GGAGTCCAAAAGGTAGTGAAAGATCCAGCACCATATGGACCTGGTCCATGGGGTGGAGAAGGTGGGAAGCCATGGGATGATGGAGTTTTCACTGGGATTAAACAGATAATCCTAACACAATCATCAGAGGCCATTTCTTGTATCGAAATTGAGTACGATCGAAATGGACAATCTGTTTGGTCAGTAAGACATGGTGCAAATGCTGGGAAATTCACAAATAGG GTCAAATTAGAGTATCCTCATGAAGTCCTAACATGTATTACTGGATTCTATGGTCCTATAAGTAAGGATATGGGATTGAAAGTAATAAAATCATTGACTTTTCACACAACTAGAAGGAAATTTGGCCCATTTGGAGAGGAACTAGGAACATATTTCACATCATCAACAACAGAAGGAAAAGTTGTGGGATTTCATGGGAGGAGTGGAATGTATTTGGATGCAATTGGAGTGCATATGCAACATTGGTTGGGCAATCAAAGAACTTCCAAGAATCCTCTTAAGAAAATGTTCCAGTAA